In the Gemmatimonadales bacterium genome, one interval contains:
- a CDS encoding TPM domain-containing protein: MTRRMRLGTRGKVSLILGLLQSVAGGAVAQRASIESLFPPSPSGYVVDEARIIPTDRSASIAARIDLLRQRTGAEIAVVTLPTLGSYEPVDVAVAIGRTWKVGAAAEIGDARRNAGVVMLIVPRTDSTAGRIFIATGRGVEGFVTDAVAGRIRDRMRPLLSAGEYGAGIERGVTDLAAVIASGFGVNDTSLVGADRSIFQRDDRIIPGEAVGIIIAGVIILIVMAIAISRGGGGGPGSGRGGRYGPRRGRNDDLAYWLGAVLGSQMGRRSGGGWGGGSWGGGGGGFGGFGGGGGFSGGGAGGNF; this comes from the coding sequence ATGACGCGACGAATGCGGCTCGGGACACGCGGGAAAGTTAGCCTGATACTGGGCCTGCTCCAATCCGTTGCAGGTGGAGCGGTGGCGCAGCGTGCCTCGATCGAGTCGCTGTTTCCGCCGTCGCCATCAGGCTATGTCGTCGACGAGGCCCGGATCATTCCCACCGATCGCTCGGCGAGCATCGCGGCCCGGATCGATCTCTTACGTCAGCGGACCGGCGCCGAGATCGCGGTCGTAACGCTGCCGACCCTCGGGAGTTACGAGCCAGTCGATGTTGCCGTGGCCATCGGCCGCACCTGGAAGGTCGGCGCGGCGGCTGAAATCGGCGACGCCCGCCGCAACGCCGGCGTCGTGATGCTGATCGTGCCGAGGACCGATTCCACCGCCGGCCGGATCTTCATCGCGACGGGTCGCGGTGTCGAGGGCTTTGTGACGGATGCGGTTGCCGGCCGGATTCGCGATCGGATGCGGCCGCTGCTGTCGGCGGGCGAGTACGGGGCCGGGATCGAGCGTGGGGTGACGGATCTGGCCGCGGTCATCGCGAGCGGCTTTGGGGTGAACGACACGAGTCTCGTGGGCGCAGATCGTTCGATCTTTCAGCGAGACGACCGGATCATTCCCGGCGAGGCCGTCGGGATCATCATCGCCGGTGTGATCATCCTGATCGTGATGGCGATTGCGATTTCGCGCGGGGGCGGTGGCGGTCCAGGCTCGGGGCGCGGGGGGCGTTACGGTCCGAGGCGGGGCCGCAACGATGACCTGGCCTATTGGCTTGGTGCGGTGCTGGGCAGCCAGATGGGGCGCCGGTCCGGCGGCGGTTGGGGCGGAGGCAGCTGGGGTGGCGGTGGCGGCGGGTTTGGCGGCTTCGGTGGCGGCGGCGGGTTCAGCGGTGGTGGCGCGGGAGGGAATTTCTGA
- a CDS encoding LemA family protein, giving the protein MLAVIRPIALAALVIAAGTGCGYNQIQAKDEGVNKALGDVQAQLQRRADLIPNLVEVVRGVARQESTIFISVAEARSRLAGAVQSGSVAEMAQADEALRQPLGRLLALVENYPELKSNQNYLDLQSQLEGTENRISVARQDYNGAVRDFNTYIRTFPYNLTAKIFGAGTAKPYFEASPGAEAAPQVKF; this is encoded by the coding sequence ATGCTTGCCGTGATTCGCCCCATTGCGTTGGCTGCGCTCGTGATCGCCGCCGGAACCGGGTGCGGGTACAATCAGATCCAGGCCAAGGACGAGGGCGTCAACAAGGCGCTCGGCGACGTCCAGGCGCAGCTGCAGCGGCGGGCCGACCTGATTCCCAACCTCGTCGAAGTCGTCCGCGGCGTTGCCAGGCAGGAATCGACCATTTTCATCTCGGTCGCCGAGGCGCGTTCGCGGCTGGCGGGTGCGGTGCAGTCGGGCAGCGTGGCCGAGATGGCCCAGGCCGACGAAGCGCTTCGCCAGCCGCTCGGGCGGTTGCTGGCGCTGGTGGAGAACTACCCCGAGCTCAAGTCGAACCAGAACTACCTCGACCTCCAGAGCCAGCTCGAAGGCACCGAGAATCGCATCTCGGTAGCCAGGCAGGACTATAACGGTGCGGTCCGCGACTTCAATACTTACATCCGGACGTTTCCGTACAACCTGACGGCCAAAATTTTTGGCGCGGGAACGGCAAAACCGTACTTCGAGGCGAGCCCGGGCGCTGAAGCGGCGCCGCAGGTCAAGTTCTAG
- a CDS encoding M23 family metallopeptidase, giving the protein MYQAQAIAEENTRLAADLQTIQGRLARLTDSISALEIHDNRIRLLANLQPIDPQVHAAGIGGPAPLDNRTEAPGELELRASAVRVDVDALIRRANLLTRSFREAADSLASHTDRLAATPSIMPTTGWLSSAFAAMREHPILHVARPHEGVDITAPMGTPIEAPARGRVTFSGWETGYGNMVVIDHGYGIVTKFAHASRLLVRAGDRVERGQRIALVGNSGLSTSPHLHYEVHVNGRPVNPLRYLLPDVVTD; this is encoded by the coding sequence ATGTATCAGGCCCAGGCCATCGCCGAAGAGAATACGCGGCTGGCGGCAGACCTCCAGACCATTCAGGGCCGGCTGGCTCGGCTGACCGACTCGATTTCCGCGCTCGAAATCCACGACAACCGGATCCGGCTGCTCGCCAACCTGCAGCCGATCGACCCGCAGGTGCACGCCGCCGGTATCGGTGGCCCGGCCCCGCTGGACAATCGGACGGAAGCACCCGGCGAGCTCGAGTTGCGCGCCAGCGCGGTCCGAGTCGATGTCGACGCCCTGATCCGACGGGCCAACTTGCTGACGCGTTCATTCCGTGAGGCGGCCGACAGCCTGGCTTCGCACACCGACCGACTGGCCGCCACACCGTCGATCATGCCGACGACGGGCTGGCTGAGCAGCGCCTTTGCCGCCATGCGCGAGCACCCGATTCTCCACGTCGCACGGCCGCACGAGGGCGTCGACATCACCGCACCGATGGGAACGCCGATCGAAGCGCCGGCACGCGGGCGTGTCACGTTTTCGGGATGGGAAACGGGCTACGGCAACATGGTGGTGATCGATCACGGCTACGGTATCGTCACCAAGTTTGCCCACGCCTCACGGCTGCTCGTGAGGGCGGGCGATCGGGTCGAACGGGGCCAGCGGATTGCCCTGGTCGGCAATAGCGGTCTCTCCACCAGCCCCCATCTGCACTACGAAGTCCACGTCAACGGCCGTCCGGTCAATCCGCTGCGCTACCTGCTCCCGGACGTCGTCACCGACTGA
- the metG gene encoding methionine--tRNA ligase, giving the protein MAKFYLTTAIDYSNGDPHLGHALEKVGADVIARYRRLRGDDVHFLMGMDENSQSVIQMSERHGVTPQAWVDGMAERFARFWQRLDCSNDDWIRTTEARHVRAVEELLRRIQERSPADVYLADYEGLYCTGCEEFKTESQVTDGRCAEHPTLALVPTREQNHFFRLSAYGDRLLGMINSGELSVEPAIRRNEMLRLLESGLQDISISRSRLPWGIPFPESSQHTIYVWFDAVINYLSATGFPDEGYQRLWPADLHIIGKGISRFHCVLWPAMCLAAGIAPPRAVWAHGYVQWLGAKMSKTAGTAVNLDDAINRHGSDALRYFLMREVGFESDGDFTWDRFDARYGSDLADGIGNLTARSLAMIERYRGGLVPAGPDTVLDRTAREELIPAYVSALDGYDLKGALEAAWGLVTAADLYITRSAPWSLAKARADQELDTVLAALHRVLTRLAVLVSPYLPDRSAKIWTALGYSTPIDREAWALLQNASGTGLTVARPDILFPKPPTQTVA; this is encoded by the coding sequence GTGGCCAAGTTCTACCTCACCACCGCCATCGACTACTCCAACGGCGACCCGCACCTCGGGCACGCGCTCGAGAAGGTCGGCGCCGACGTCATTGCGCGCTACCGACGACTGCGGGGTGACGACGTGCATTTCCTGATGGGAATGGACGAGAACTCGCAGAGCGTGATCCAGATGTCCGAACGCCACGGCGTCACGCCCCAGGCCTGGGTCGACGGCATGGCGGAGAGGTTTGCCCGCTTCTGGCAGCGGCTCGACTGCAGCAACGACGATTGGATCCGCACCACCGAAGCACGGCACGTGCGCGCCGTCGAGGAGCTGCTCCGCCGGATCCAGGAGCGGAGCCCCGCCGACGTCTACCTCGCCGACTACGAAGGCCTCTACTGCACCGGATGCGAGGAATTCAAGACCGAGAGCCAGGTCACCGACGGCCGGTGCGCCGAGCACCCGACGCTCGCGCTGGTCCCAACCCGGGAGCAGAACCACTTCTTCCGCCTCTCCGCCTATGGCGATCGCTTGCTCGGCATGATCAACTCAGGCGAGCTGAGCGTCGAACCCGCGATCCGGCGGAACGAGATGTTGCGGCTGCTCGAAAGCGGCCTGCAGGACATCTCGATTTCACGGTCACGATTGCCGTGGGGCATTCCGTTTCCCGAGAGCAGCCAGCATACCATTTATGTCTGGTTCGACGCCGTCATCAACTACCTCTCGGCCACCGGATTTCCGGACGAGGGCTATCAGCGCCTCTGGCCAGCCGATCTTCATATCATTGGCAAAGGCATTTCCCGATTCCATTGCGTGCTCTGGCCAGCCATGTGCCTGGCTGCCGGGATTGCCCCGCCTCGGGCCGTCTGGGCGCACGGATACGTCCAATGGCTCGGCGCCAAGATGTCCAAAACAGCGGGCACGGCGGTCAATCTCGACGACGCCATCAACCGCCACGGTTCCGACGCGCTCCGCTACTTCCTGATGCGGGAAGTCGGCTTCGAGAGCGACGGCGACTTTACCTGGGACCGGTTCGATGCGCGCTATGGCTCGGACCTGGCCGACGGAATCGGCAACCTGACTGCCCGATCCCTCGCCATGATCGAGCGGTACCGGGGCGGCCTGGTACCGGCCGGTCCGGACACCGTGCTCGACAGAACGGCGCGGGAGGAACTCATCCCCGCCTATGTGTCGGCCCTGGATGGCTACGATCTCAAAGGGGCGCTGGAAGCAGCCTGGGGACTCGTCACCGCGGCCGACCTGTACATCACCCGGTCTGCCCCGTGGAGTCTGGCCAAAGCACGGGCCGACCAGGAGCTCGATACCGTGCTCGCCGCACTCCACCGAGTGCTGACCCGGCTGGCCGTGCTCGTCTCGCCGTACCTGCCGGACCGATCCGCGAAAATTTGGACTGCCCTGGGATACTCCACCCCGATCGACCGGGAAGCCTGGGCCCTGCTGCAGAACGCGTCGGGCACCGGACTGACTGTTGCACGTCCCGACATCCTGTTCCCAAAACCCCCGACTCAGACCGTCGCGTAA
- a CDS encoding acetyl-CoA carboxylase carboxyltransferase subunit alpha has translation MAVHTLDFEKPLLELERQIEELRRVGEERQIDVDEEIATLENKLTSLRQDIYRNLTPMQRVSVARHPKRPYTLDYLGSIFTDFVELHGDRLFRDDLAIVGGWARLAGQTVMVIGHQKGRDTRENIRRNFGMPHPEGYRKALRLMKLAARFHAPVVTLIDTPGAYPGIGAEERGQSEALATNILEMAALPTPIVSCVIGEGGSGGALALGVADRVLMFENSVYSVISPEGCAAILWKDASQRERAAEALKITATDLLRFKIIDEIIAEPVGGAHQDPDAAGESLRATLVKHVSELRKIRPEKLVRRRADKYSSMGVFAEV, from the coding sequence ATGGCCGTACATACCCTGGACTTCGAAAAGCCCCTGCTCGAGCTGGAACGCCAGATCGAGGAGCTTCGCCGTGTTGGCGAGGAGCGGCAAATCGATGTCGACGAGGAAATTGCGACCCTCGAAAACAAGCTGACCAGTCTGCGCCAGGACATTTACCGGAACCTGACCCCGATGCAGCGGGTCAGTGTGGCACGGCACCCCAAGCGTCCCTACACCCTCGACTACCTCGGCTCCATCTTCACCGATTTCGTCGAGCTGCACGGCGACCGCCTGTTCCGCGACGACCTCGCGATCGTCGGCGGCTGGGCCCGCCTGGCCGGCCAGACAGTCATGGTGATCGGGCACCAGAAGGGGCGGGACACCCGGGAAAACATCCGGCGCAACTTCGGGATGCCGCACCCCGAAGGCTATCGCAAGGCGCTCCGGCTGATGAAGCTGGCGGCCCGGTTCCATGCGCCCGTCGTCACCCTGATCGACACCCCGGGCGCCTACCCCGGCATCGGCGCCGAGGAGCGGGGACAGTCCGAAGCGCTGGCCACCAACATTCTCGAAATGGCGGCGCTGCCCACCCCGATCGTCAGCTGCGTCATTGGCGAAGGCGGCTCGGGCGGTGCGCTGGCACTTGGTGTAGCCGATCGGGTGCTGATGTTCGAGAACTCGGTCTACTCGGTGATTTCGCCCGAAGGCTGCGCAGCGATTCTCTGGAAGGACGCCAGTCAGCGCGAGCGCGCCGCGGAGGCCCTCAAGATTACCGCAACCGATTTGCTGCGCTTCAAGATCATCGACGAGATCATCGCGGAACCGGTCGGCGGTGCGCACCAGGACCCGGACGCCGCCGGTGAGTCGCTCCGAGCCACGCTGGTCAAACACGTCAGCGAGCTTCGCAAGATCCGCCCCGAGAAGCTGGTCCGCCGCCGCGCCGACAAGTACTCGTCGATGGGGGTCTTCGCGGAGGTCTGA
- the dnaE gene encoding DNA polymerase III subunit alpha, translating into MGFVHLHTHSEYSLLDGANQIPVLVDYVRSLGMDSLAVTDHGNMHGAWEFYEAARARKIRPILGFEAYLAFGDRRSNQKPADAPAHYSHLVLLAKNRVGYKNLIKLSSIGYVEGFYRRPRIDKEVLAEHAEGVICLAACLSGEVALSLRADRYDEAKRSAQWFSQTFGPEGFWLEIQDHGIPDEKKVLDGMLELSRDLGLPVVATNDAHYLRREDAEAHDVLLAIGTGADLDDPKRFRFTGSETYVKSEEEMRKLFSQVPESLDNTVKVADLCEFDFEKRYYVPGFPRPKGYADDNALLTDLATQGAERRYGTPLPDAVTERLRYELGVIITAGYSGYFLIVQDFIAAARERGIPVGPGRGSAAGSLVAYSLGITDVCPLQFDLLFERFLNPERVSMPDIDVDFCFERRGEVIEYVRNRYGRDSVGQIVTFGTMKARAAVKDVARVMKIPPGEADKITKLIPSGPAYSLTIPEAVKKVPELSELVRLSPQYARMAELASRIEGISRHLSVHAAGVVIAPGPLPEYVPVCTAPTKGAGASQDGEAPIITQYDMVALEKVGMLKMDLLGLKTLTVIHDAVNMVKDRHGVDLDMSGLSLDDPAVYELLRRGRTAGVFQFESSLATETLRQMRCDRFDDLVASNALLRPGPLDTGMHLVFIKRKLGQEPVSYPHPSLVDVLEPTYGVITYQEQVMRIANVLAGFSLAEADVLRKAVGKKDAELIKKELGKFVERGKALGHDADLMEELSGQIETFGRYGFNKSHSVAYSILSYQTAWLKAHYPAEFMAALLSSEIGDTDKVVQYINEARELGLEVLPPDVNESGFKFTVVEDTRIRFGLGAVRNVGRGAIESIVGTRTEGPITSLTDLVTRIDLRLCNKRVIESLIAAGACDSLPGHRAQLMAALDNALGEAQLLHQEREAGQGSLFGDAPAPARPQSSDLPDLPEWTEAERLAREKELLGFFISGHPLEPYRSEVELFGTRTTATLATWSEQQVTIGAVVTAVKRQISKKTGKEYARLVLEDFHGTAEALVFPDAWAQLNGTIVVDGCMLLTGGYSQRDRGEDRAPFVVESARMLSDFRKIGAVALSIRWSAPNPPSANDMRAVAALCASHDGPAPVYIEWNDGNGESARMQSRRLRVTPEEDLVHSLRTLLGPDAVRLVKAG; encoded by the coding sequence ATGGGTTTCGTCCATCTCCACACCCACAGCGAGTACTCCCTGCTGGACGGGGCCAACCAGATCCCGGTCCTGGTCGACTACGTTCGCAGCTTGGGTATGGACAGCCTGGCCGTGACGGACCACGGCAACATGCACGGCGCCTGGGAGTTCTATGAGGCCGCCAGAGCCCGCAAGATCCGCCCGATTCTCGGCTTCGAAGCGTATCTCGCCTTCGGCGACCGGCGCTCCAACCAGAAGCCGGCCGACGCACCGGCCCACTACAGCCATCTCGTGCTGCTGGCCAAGAACCGGGTCGGCTACAAGAACCTGATCAAGCTGAGTTCGATCGGCTACGTGGAGGGTTTTTACCGCCGCCCCCGGATCGACAAAGAGGTGCTCGCCGAGCACGCCGAAGGCGTCATCTGCCTGGCAGCCTGCCTGTCTGGCGAGGTGGCCCTAAGCCTGCGCGCCGACCGGTATGACGAGGCCAAACGCTCCGCGCAGTGGTTCTCGCAGACCTTCGGCCCCGAGGGGTTCTGGCTCGAAATTCAGGATCACGGCATTCCCGACGAGAAGAAGGTGCTCGACGGAATGCTCGAGCTCTCGCGCGACCTGGGCCTGCCCGTGGTAGCCACCAACGACGCCCACTACCTCCGCAGAGAAGACGCCGAGGCCCACGACGTACTGCTCGCCATCGGCACCGGCGCCGACCTCGACGACCCGAAGCGTTTCCGCTTTACTGGCTCGGAAACGTACGTCAAGAGCGAAGAGGAGATGCGCAAGCTCTTCTCGCAGGTGCCGGAGTCGCTCGACAACACGGTCAAGGTCGCCGACCTCTGCGAGTTCGACTTCGAGAAGCGCTACTACGTTCCCGGCTTTCCCCGCCCCAAGGGATACGCCGACGACAACGCACTGCTGACCGACCTCGCTACGCAGGGAGCGGAGCGGCGCTATGGCACGCCGCTGCCGGACGCCGTGACCGAGCGGCTCCGCTATGAGCTCGGCGTCATCATCACCGCGGGGTACTCGGGCTACTTCCTGATCGTGCAGGACTTCATCGCGGCCGCGCGAGAGCGCGGTATCCCGGTCGGACCCGGCCGTGGCTCGGCCGCCGGTTCGCTGGTGGCCTACAGTCTCGGCATTACCGACGTCTGCCCACTCCAGTTCGACCTGCTCTTCGAGCGCTTCCTCAACCCGGAACGCGTCTCGATGCCCGACATCGACGTCGACTTCTGCTTCGAGCGCCGCGGCGAAGTGATCGAGTATGTCCGGAACCGGTATGGGCGCGACAGCGTCGGCCAGATCGTCACGTTCGGCACGATGAAGGCCCGCGCCGCCGTCAAGGACGTCGCGCGGGTCATGAAGATTCCGCCCGGCGAGGCGGACAAGATCACCAAGCTGATTCCGTCAGGACCGGCCTACAGTTTGACGATTCCAGAGGCGGTCAAGAAGGTTCCGGAGCTGTCGGAACTGGTCCGCCTCTCGCCGCAGTACGCCCGGATGGCAGAGCTGGCGTCGCGAATCGAAGGAATTTCACGCCACCTGTCGGTCCACGCAGCTGGCGTAGTCATCGCCCCGGGGCCGCTGCCGGAGTATGTCCCGGTTTGCACCGCACCGACCAAAGGCGCCGGCGCCTCGCAGGACGGTGAGGCCCCCATCATTACGCAGTACGACATGGTGGCGCTGGAGAAAGTCGGCATGCTCAAGATGGATCTCTTGGGCCTCAAGACACTGACCGTGATCCATGATGCCGTCAACATGGTCAAGGATCGGCATGGCGTCGACCTCGACATGAGCGGTCTGTCTCTCGACGACCCGGCCGTCTACGAACTGCTCCGCCGCGGCCGAACCGCCGGCGTCTTCCAGTTTGAATCGTCGCTGGCCACCGAAACGCTCCGCCAGATGCGCTGCGACCGTTTCGACGATCTGGTCGCCTCGAACGCACTGCTCCGCCCAGGACCGCTCGACACCGGCATGCATCTGGTGTTCATCAAGCGGAAGCTGGGCCAGGAACCGGTGTCGTACCCGCACCCGTCGCTCGTCGACGTGCTGGAGCCGACCTACGGCGTCATCACCTACCAGGAACAGGTGATGCGGATTGCCAACGTGCTCGCGGGCTTCTCGCTCGCCGAAGCCGACGTGCTCCGCAAGGCGGTCGGTAAGAAGGACGCCGAGCTGATCAAGAAAGAACTCGGCAAGTTCGTCGAGCGGGGCAAAGCTCTGGGGCACGATGCCGACCTGATGGAAGAATTGTCGGGCCAGATCGAAACCTTCGGTCGCTACGGTTTCAACAAGTCACATTCCGTCGCCTATTCCATCCTGTCGTACCAGACCGCCTGGCTCAAGGCCCACTACCCGGCCGAGTTCATGGCGGCGCTGTTGTCATCGGAGATCGGCGACACCGACAAGGTCGTGCAGTACATCAACGAGGCTCGCGAACTCGGGCTCGAGGTGCTGCCGCCAGACGTCAACGAATCGGGTTTCAAGTTCACCGTGGTCGAGGATACCCGGATTCGCTTCGGACTCGGCGCCGTACGCAATGTCGGCCGCGGCGCCATCGAGTCGATCGTGGGCACCCGCACCGAGGGGCCGATCACGAGTCTGACCGACCTCGTCACCCGGATCGACCTGCGGCTCTGCAACAAGCGGGTCATCGAATCGCTGATTGCGGCCGGGGCCTGCGACTCGCTCCCGGGGCACCGGGCCCAGCTCATGGCGGCCCTCGACAACGCCCTCGGCGAGGCGCAACTTCTCCACCAGGAACGGGAGGCTGGCCAGGGATCGCTCTTCGGGGACGCCCCGGCGCCAGCACGTCCGCAGTCGTCGGACTTGCCCGACCTGCCGGAATGGACCGAGGCAGAGAGGCTGGCCCGGGAAAAAGAGCTGCTGGGCTTCTTCATCTCGGGTCATCCGCTCGAGCCGTACCGGAGCGAGGTCGAGCTGTTCGGCACCCGAACCACGGCGACCCTGGCAACCTGGAGTGAACAGCAGGTCACCATCGGCGCCGTCGTGACGGCCGTCAAACGCCAGATCTCGAAGAAGACCGGCAAAGAGTACGCTCGGCTCGTGCTGGAGGACTTTCACGGCACGGCAGAGGCCTTGGTCTTTCCCGACGCCTGGGCCCAGCTCAACGGAACCATCGTGGTCGACGGCTGCATGCTGCTGACGGGGGGGTACAGCCAGCGGGACCGGGGCGAGGACCGCGCCCCGTTCGTGGTCGAGTCGGCCCGGATGCTGTCAGACTTCCGGAAGATCGGCGCGGTGGCCCTGTCGATCCGGTGGTCGGCTCCTAACCCGCCTTCGGCCAACGACATGCGGGCCGTGGCCGCGCTGTGCGCCAGCCACGATGGGCCGGCGCCGGTCTATATTGAGTGGAACGATGGCAACGGGGAGTCGGCCCGGATGCAGTCCCGCCGGCTTCGCGTCACCCCTGAAGAAGATCTGGTCCACTCGCTTCGGACCCTGCTCGGGCCCGATGCCGTGAGGCTGGTGAAAGCCGGATAG
- a CDS encoding aminopeptidase, which translates to MGILIAAVALFVGYGAAYLASDDVRYLSRAGLEQTRILQKRKPLEQMLRDTTIPARDRAFLQLVLDVREHAAAIGLEAKNTYTAYTDVGRDTLLLSLTGSRKDCICPVTWKYPIVGRVPYKGFFDVGMAEREATKWAERGYDISLRPAAAYSTLGWFNDPLLSTALVRDSVELAALVFHEIAHNTLYVKSATPFNESAAQMIGYRAAEEFFRGRGDSIRADRARDRWLDEIVLAEYYRELIDTLTTFYDSKPEGAALDEGRAAIGRWSKDRLEGPIGARLRTYQVARLAERPINNAQLVGVLIYRTHLDWFERWYQQHGGEVARSVAELIKLMEGAEGSAAFERLAAAIGVDPAAAASELSGLPGPDSVLPERAAP; encoded by the coding sequence ATGGGAATCCTGATTGCAGCCGTCGCGCTCTTCGTCGGCTACGGCGCCGCGTACCTCGCGAGCGACGACGTGCGCTACCTGAGCCGAGCAGGCCTGGAACAGACTCGCATCCTGCAGAAGCGGAAGCCGCTCGAGCAAATGCTCCGCGACACGACGATTCCCGCCCGCGACCGGGCGTTTCTGCAGCTGGTTCTCGACGTGCGTGAGCATGCGGCGGCCATCGGCCTGGAGGCCAAGAACACGTACACGGCCTATACCGATGTCGGGCGCGACACCCTGCTTCTGTCGCTGACCGGCTCACGCAAGGACTGCATTTGTCCGGTCACCTGGAAGTATCCCATCGTTGGCCGGGTGCCGTACAAGGGATTCTTCGACGTCGGGATGGCAGAGCGGGAGGCGACAAAATGGGCCGAGCGCGGTTATGACATCTCGCTTAGGCCTGCGGCCGCATACTCGACCCTCGGCTGGTTCAACGATCCGCTCCTCTCGACTGCCCTGGTGCGAGATTCCGTCGAACTGGCTGCGCTGGTCTTTCATGAGATTGCCCACAATACCCTGTACGTCAAAAGCGCCACGCCCTTCAACGAGAGCGCGGCGCAGATGATCGGGTATCGTGCAGCCGAGGAGTTTTTCCGCGGGCGGGGCGACTCGATCCGAGCCGACCGGGCCCGCGATCGCTGGCTCGATGAGATCGTCCTGGCCGAGTACTATCGCGAGCTGATCGATACGCTGACGACGTTTTACGACAGCAAGCCCGAAGGCGCTGCGCTCGATGAAGGGAGGGCGGCCATCGGTCGCTGGTCGAAGGACCGGTTGGAGGGACCGATCGGTGCGCGGCTACGTACCTATCAGGTTGCAAGACTGGCCGAGCGGCCGATCAACAATGCTCAGCTGGTCGGGGTACTGATCTACCGAACCCATCTCGATTGGTTCGAGCGCTGGTACCAGCAGCACGGGGGCGAGGTGGCCCGGAGTGTGGCCGAACTGATCAAGCTGATGGAAGGCGCCGAGGGCAGTGCTGCGTTCGAGCGACTGGCGGCAGCGATCGGGGTCGACCCTGCCGCTGCCGCGTCGGAACTCAGCGGCCTGCCAGGGCCGGACTCGGTTCTGCCGGAGCGGGCGGCGCCTTGA